Proteins encoded together in one Nostoc sp. PCC 7524 window:
- a CDS encoding DUF433 domain-containing protein — translation MTSWQEHISINPQTCHGKQHITGTQVMVSVILDRLSESGIYARIVL, via the coding sequence ATGACTAGTTGGCAAGAACACATTAGTATTAATCCTCAAACCTGTCATGGTAAACAGCATATTACAGGTACACAAGTGATGGTTTCAGTCATCCTTGATAGACTATCAGAGTCGGGAATTTATGCGAGGATTGTACTGTAG
- the argS gene encoding arginine--tRNA ligase, with protein MNATQEQLKVKLEQAMVAAFGDEYAGVDPILVPASNPKFGDYQANVALSLSKKLGQQPRVIASAIVEKLDVSEICESPEIAGPGFINLKLKTAYLEAQLNAIHADSRLGVPTAKHPQREIVDFSSPNIAKEMHVGHLRSTIIGDSIARILEFRGHDVLRLNHVGDWGTQFGMLIAYLREVYPEALTTANALDIGDLVSFYRKAKQRFDADEAFQETARQEVVRLQAGAEDTLHAWKLLCEQSRQEFQVIYDLLNIQLTERGESFYNPLLPTVVEGLEKSGLLVENQGAKCVFLDGFTNREGEPLPLIVQKSDGGYNYATTDLAALNYRIQKDEAKRIIYVTDAGQANHFSQFFQVARKAGWIPDDVELVHVPFGLVLGEDGKKFKTRSGDTVRLRDLLDEAVSRAHADLETRLKAEEREETAEFINKVAEVVGISAVKYADLSQNRTSNYIFSYDKMLDLKGNTAPYMLYAYARIQGISRKGGINFAELGSNAKVILQHDTEFALAKFLLQLGEVISTVEEDLLPNRLCEYLYELSKKFNVFYDRNQGVPVLNAEEPLRTSRLVLCDLTARTLKLGLSLLGIPVLERM; from the coding sequence ATGAACGCTACACAAGAACAACTAAAGGTAAAACTTGAGCAGGCAATGGTTGCTGCTTTTGGCGATGAGTACGCCGGAGTAGATCCGATTTTAGTTCCTGCTAGCAATCCTAAATTTGGTGATTATCAAGCCAACGTGGCTTTATCCCTGAGTAAGAAATTAGGACAGCAACCCAGAGTGATCGCCTCTGCTATTGTAGAAAAATTAGATGTCTCCGAAATCTGTGAATCTCCAGAAATAGCTGGGCCTGGTTTTATCAATCTGAAGTTGAAAACTGCTTACCTAGAAGCGCAATTGAACGCTATTCATGCAGATTCCCGACTCGGTGTTCCCACAGCGAAACACCCACAACGTGAAATAGTCGATTTTTCTAGTCCGAATATTGCCAAAGAGATGCACGTCGGACACTTGCGTTCTACTATCATCGGTGATTCTATTGCCCGCATTCTCGAATTTCGCGGACATGATGTATTGCGGTTAAATCATGTGGGTGATTGGGGTACACAATTTGGAATGTTAATTGCTTACCTGCGGGAAGTCTACCCAGAAGCCTTAACTACTGCAAATGCTTTAGATATCGGTGATTTAGTGAGTTTTTATCGCAAAGCTAAACAGCGATTTGATGCAGATGAAGCCTTCCAAGAAACTGCTCGTCAGGAAGTTGTCAGATTACAAGCAGGCGCAGAAGATACGCTTCATGCTTGGAAGTTATTGTGTGAACAATCACGCCAAGAATTTCAGGTAATTTATGATTTGCTGAATATCCAATTAACTGAACGAGGCGAATCTTTTTATAATCCCTTACTACCAACAGTTGTAGAAGGATTAGAGAAATCTGGTTTATTGGTAGAAAACCAGGGTGCAAAGTGTGTTTTCTTAGATGGTTTTACTAATAGAGAAGGTGAACCTTTACCCTTAATTGTGCAGAAATCTGATGGCGGTTATAACTACGCCACCACAGATTTAGCAGCACTAAATTACCGCATTCAAAAAGATGAAGCAAAACGGATTATTTACGTCACAGATGCGGGACAAGCTAATCACTTTTCTCAATTCTTTCAGGTAGCGCGTAAAGCTGGATGGATTCCTGATGATGTGGAGTTAGTTCACGTTCCCTTTGGTTTGGTGTTAGGTGAAGATGGGAAGAAATTCAAAACCCGTTCTGGTGATACTGTCAGGTTGCGGGATTTATTAGATGAAGCAGTTTCTCGCGCCCACGCTGATTTAGAAACTAGATTAAAAGCAGAAGAAAGAGAAGAAACAGCAGAATTTATTAACAAAGTTGCTGAGGTAGTTGGTATCAGTGCAGTGAAGTATGCTGACTTAAGCCAAAACCGCACCAGTAACTATATTTTCAGCTATGACAAAATGCTGGATCTTAAAGGGAATACCGCACCCTATATGCTATATGCTTATGCTCGGATTCAAGGCATTAGCCGCAAGGGTGGGATTAACTTTGCAGAATTGGGAAGTAATGCCAAAGTGATATTGCAGCATGACACGGAATTTGCATTAGCTAAATTCTTACTGCAACTAGGTGAAGTTATTAGCACTGTAGAGGAAGATTTGTTGCCTAATCGGTTGTGTGAATATCTCTACGAGCTAAGTAAAAAGTTTAATGTGTTTTATGACCGCAATCAAGGAGTACCTGTATTGAATGCAGAAGAACCACTGCGGACATCACGTTTGGTTCTGTGTGATTTGACAGCGAGAACTTTGAAATTAGGCTTATCGTTACTAGGTATTCCGGTGTTGGAGAGGATGTAG
- a CDS encoding KGK domain-containing protein: MNYKTTPLDMDDVVLCGEDTFKVSRLKQLIRFDIETKWNKGTYDQTKQKFDGYVNSLMRNVSIGNSSIYVQEVEYRLSMKCEILKIGGKNWQKGQMEIQVSVVPTGKKPEYTVSLEFYPDEIIDMESPLDDLRKKIKTNL; this comes from the coding sequence ATGAACTATAAAACTACTCCTCTAGATATGGATGATGTTGTACTTTGTGGAGAAGATACATTTAAAGTAAGTCGATTAAAACAATTGATTCGTTTTGATATCGAAACTAAATGGAATAAGGGAACTTATGATCAGACTAAGCAGAAATTCGATGGGTATGTTAATAGTTTAATGCGGAATGTAAGTATTGGAAATAGTTCTATATATGTGCAAGAAGTTGAATATAGGTTGAGTATGAAATGCGAAATTCTAAAAATAGGGGGTAAAAATTGGCAGAAAGGTCAAATGGAAATTCAAGTATCTGTTGTACCTACCGGGAAGAAACCAGAATATACCGTAAGTTTAGAATTCTACCCTGATGAAATTATTGATATGGAATCTCCTTTGGATGACCTACGCAAGAAAATTAAAACTAACTTATAA
- a CDS encoding thioredoxin-like domain-containing protein codes for MIPRVRAPELPQHYAWLNTDYPLSLRQLRGRVVILDFWTYCCINCIHVFPHLKYLEHKYQDSLTVIGVHSAKFDNEQETENIRQAILRYDIEHPVLVDRGFRVWQEYAVRAWPTLMIIDPESYVIGYIAGEANRDVLDQLIAELIQKHQEKGTINFQQFSLTLEKQRQPLITPLAFPGKVLATPVGLFIADSGHNRLVLSNLKGEVLHLIGTGKSGFTDGAFDEAQFSAPQGMTFDAANQILYVADTDNHAVRQINLKRQIVETIAGTGEQSRNIHPHGGVGLETALNSPWDLVKVGNTLFIAMAGSHQIWRIDLDTGMISTYAGTGAEGCFDGLLTESAFAQPSGITTNGQELFIADSEISSIRGVGLIELSQVRTICGSGDLFGFGDVDGQDENVRLQHCLGIEHANNFLWVADTYNHKIKLVSPNTGNCQTILGDGNAGLQDGQGKSARFFEPSGLSAMDSNLYICDTNNHAIRRVDLNTLEVTTLQFPGLCAPDMCIPNKF; via the coding sequence ATGATTCCTCGTGTAAGAGCGCCAGAATTACCACAACATTATGCTTGGCTTAATACTGACTATCCCTTATCTCTCAGGCAACTGAGGGGTAGGGTAGTTATTTTAGACTTCTGGACATACTGTTGTATTAATTGTATCCACGTTTTCCCACATCTTAAGTATTTAGAACATAAATATCAGGATAGCCTGACAGTTATCGGTGTTCATTCTGCCAAATTCGACAACGAACAAGAAACAGAAAATATTCGTCAAGCTATATTGCGTTATGACATAGAACACCCAGTTTTAGTAGACAGAGGTTTTCGGGTGTGGCAAGAGTATGCTGTGCGTGCTTGGCCTACTTTAATGATTATTGACCCAGAAAGTTATGTGATTGGCTACATCGCTGGTGAAGCTAATCGTGATGTTTTAGACCAGCTCATTGCAGAATTAATTCAAAAACACCAAGAGAAAGGCACAATTAATTTTCAACAATTCAGCCTCACTTTAGAAAAACAGCGTCAACCATTAATTACACCATTAGCGTTTCCTGGTAAAGTTCTAGCTACCCCAGTAGGTTTATTCATAGCTGATTCTGGACACAATCGCCTAGTTCTCAGTAACTTGAAGGGCGAAGTTTTACATTTAATTGGTACTGGGAAATCTGGCTTCACTGATGGTGCTTTTGACGAAGCGCAGTTTTCTGCACCCCAAGGAATGACATTTGATGCAGCTAATCAAATCCTCTACGTTGCTGATACCGACAATCATGCTGTACGCCAAATTAACCTCAAACGCCAAATAGTAGAAACCATTGCTGGGACTGGTGAACAAAGCCGCAATATTCATCCTCATGGCGGTGTTGGCTTAGAAACTGCGCTAAATTCGCCTTGGGATTTGGTGAAAGTGGGAAATACCCTATTCATAGCAATGGCAGGTTCCCATCAAATTTGGCGAATTGACTTAGATACTGGCATGATATCAACCTATGCTGGTACAGGTGCAGAAGGTTGTTTTGATGGTTTACTGACTGAATCTGCCTTTGCTCAACCTAGCGGGATCACTACAAACGGACAAGAGCTATTCATTGCTGATAGTGAAATTAGTTCAATTCGCGGTGTGGGATTAATAGAACTATCCCAAGTCAGGACTATTTGTGGCAGTGGAGATTTATTTGGTTTTGGCGATGTCGATGGACAAGATGAGAATGTGCGATTGCAGCACTGTCTAGGAATAGAACACGCTAATAATTTCTTATGGGTAGCAGATACCTACAATCACAAAATTAAATTAGTCAGTCCCAACACTGGTAATTGTCAAACCATTCTGGGAGATGGTAATGCTGGATTACAAGATGGCCAAGGTAAAAGTGCGCGCTTTTTTGAACCTTCAGGACTGAGTGCTATGGACTCAAATCTATATATATGTGATACCAATAACCATGCTATCCGCCGTGTAGATTTAAATACGCTGGAAGTGACAACCTTGCAATTTCCTGGTTTGTGTGCACCTGATATGTGTATTCCAAATAAGTTTTAA
- the psaA gene encoding photosystem I core protein PsaA, translating into MTISPPEREEKKARVIVDNDPVPTSFEKWAQPGHFDRTLARGPKTTTWIWNLHALAHDFDTHTSDLEDISRKIFAAHFGHLAVVTIWLSGMIFHGAKFSNYEAWLSDPLNVKPSAQVVWPIVGQDILNGDVGGGFHGIQITSGLFQVWRGWGITNSFQLYCTAIGGLVLAGLFLFAGWFHYHKRAPKLEWFQNVESMLNHHLQVLLGCGSLGWAGHLIHVSAPINKLLDAGVPLKDVPLPHEFILNKDLLIDLFPGFASGLTPFFTLNWGQYADFLTFKGGLNPVTGGLWMTDIAHHHLAIAVLFIIAGHQYRTNWGIGHSIKEILENHKGPFTGEGHKGLYENMTTSWHAQLATNLAFLGSLTIIIAHHMYAMPPYPYLATDYATQLCLFTHHMWIGGFLIVGGAAHAAIFMVRDYDPVVNQNNVLDRVIRHRDAIISHLNWVCIFLGFHSFGLYIHNDTMRALGRPQDMFSDTAIQLQPVFAQWVQNLHTLAPGGTAPNALEPVSYAFGGGILAVGGKVAMMPIALGTADFLVHHIHAFTIHVTVLILLKGVLFARSSRLIPDKANLGFRFPCDGPGRGGTCQVSGWDHVFLGLFWMYNSLSIVIFHFSWKMQSDVWGTVDAAGNVSHITGGNFAQSAITINGWLRDFLWAQASQVINSYGSALSAYGLMFLGAHFVWAFSLMFLFSGRGYWQELIESIVWAHNKLKVAPAIQPRALSITQGRAVGVAHYLLGGIATTWAFFHAHILSVG; encoded by the coding sequence ATGACGATTAGTCCTCCGGAGCGAGAGGAAAAAAAAGCCAGAGTGATAGTTGATAACGATCCAGTCCCAACCTCATTTGAAAAATGGGCGCAACCTGGACACTTCGACAGAACTCTAGCTAGAGGCCCCAAAACCACCACATGGATTTGGAACCTTCATGCCCTCGCCCACGATTTTGATACACATACAAGCGATTTAGAAGACATTTCCCGCAAGATATTTGCGGCTCACTTCGGACACCTGGCCGTTGTGACCATCTGGTTGAGCGGGATGATATTCCACGGCGCGAAGTTTTCTAACTACGAAGCCTGGTTGAGCGACCCACTGAATGTTAAGCCCAGCGCACAAGTCGTTTGGCCAATTGTGGGACAAGACATATTGAATGGTGATGTTGGTGGTGGATTCCACGGTATTCAAATCACCTCCGGCTTGTTCCAAGTATGGCGGGGCTGGGGTATCACCAACTCCTTCCAGCTGTACTGCACCGCTATCGGTGGCCTAGTGCTAGCAGGCTTGTTCCTATTTGCTGGTTGGTTCCACTACCACAAACGCGCTCCTAAACTGGAATGGTTCCAGAATGTGGAGTCCATGTTGAACCACCACCTGCAAGTTCTGTTAGGCTGCGGTTCTTTGGGATGGGCTGGTCACTTGATTCACGTCTCCGCCCCAATCAACAAGCTTTTGGATGCAGGCGTACCCCTGAAGGACGTACCCTTGCCCCATGAGTTCATCCTGAACAAAGACCTGTTGATTGATTTGTTCCCCGGCTTTGCTAGTGGTTTAACACCTTTCTTCACCTTGAACTGGGGTCAGTACGCTGACTTCTTAACCTTCAAGGGTGGTTTAAACCCTGTCACCGGTGGTTTGTGGATGACTGACATTGCTCATCACCACCTAGCGATCGCTGTACTCTTCATCATCGCTGGTCACCAATACCGCACTAACTGGGGAATTGGTCACAGCATCAAAGAGATCCTCGAAAACCACAAAGGCCCCTTCACTGGGGAAGGTCACAAGGGTCTTTATGAGAACATGACCACATCCTGGCACGCTCAATTGGCAACTAACCTTGCTTTCTTGGGTTCCTTGACCATCATCATCGCGCACCATATGTACGCGATGCCCCCCTATCCCTACTTGGCAACTGACTACGCTACTCAGTTGTGCTTGTTCACCCACCATATGTGGATCGGCGGTTTCTTGATCGTCGGTGGTGCGGCTCACGCTGCCATCTTTATGGTGCGGGATTACGATCCAGTTGTGAACCAAAACAACGTTCTGGATCGGGTGATTCGTCACCGGGATGCCATTATTTCTCACTTGAACTGGGTTTGTATTTTCCTCGGCTTCCACAGCTTTGGACTGTACATCCACAACGACACAATGCGTGCCTTGGGCCGTCCCCAAGACATGTTCTCCGACACAGCAATTCAGCTGCAACCAGTATTTGCTCAATGGGTGCAGAACCTGCATACCTTAGCTCCTGGTGGTACAGCTCCCAACGCCTTAGAGCCAGTTAGCTATGCTTTTGGCGGCGGTATTTTGGCTGTAGGTGGCAAAGTCGCTATGATGCCCATCGCTTTGGGTACTGCTGACTTCCTAGTACACCACATCCATGCCTTCACCATCCACGTAACTGTTCTGATTCTGCTGAAGGGCGTACTGTTCGCTCGCAGCTCTCGCCTGATCCCCGATAAGGCCAACTTAGGCTTCCGCTTCCCTTGTGACGGTCCAGGCCGTGGCGGTACTTGCCAAGTTTCCGGTTGGGATCATGTGTTCCTCGGATTGTTCTGGATGTACAACTCCTTGTCAATTGTGATTTTCCACTTCAGTTGGAAGATGCAATCTGATGTATGGGGAACAGTAGACGCAGCTGGTAATGTGTCTCATATTACTGGTGGTAACTTTGCCCAAAGTGCCATCACCATCAACGGCTGGTTGCGCGATTTCTTGTGGGCGCAAGCTTCACAAGTAATCAACTCTTACGGAAGTGCGCTGTCTGCTTATGGACTAATGTTCTTGGGCGCTCACTTTGTATGGGCATTCAGCTTGATGTTCCTGTTCAGTGGTCGCGGCTACTGGCAAGAACTGATTGAGTCTATCGTTTGGGCTCATAATAAACTGAAGGTAGCACCAGCAATCCAACCTCGTGCATTGAGCATCACTCAAGGTCGCGCTGTTGGTGTCGCTCATTACCTCCTAGGAGGAATTGCTACCACCTGGGCATTCTTCCACGCACACATACTTTCAGTAGGCTAG
- a CDS encoding DUF4089 domain-containing protein, which translates to MENQDFNVGDYVEQMALLLDLPIKDEYRDGVVANFERINAIAQLVNSFPLPEEIEPAPVFEP; encoded by the coding sequence ATGGAAAATCAAGATTTTAATGTGGGTGATTATGTTGAGCAAATGGCGTTGCTTTTAGATTTGCCGATAAAAGATGAGTATCGGGATGGAGTCGTGGCGAATTTTGAGAGAATAAACGCGATCGCTCAACTTGTCAACTCATTCCCTTTACCAGAAGAAATAGAACCTGCACCAGTCTTTGAACCATGA
- a CDS encoding DUF952 domain-containing protein codes for MNTILHITQRQKWEQAKNLGSYHADSLDTEGFIHCSQPTQIIKVANRFFYSHTELVLLFINAAQVKSKIIFEPADGELFPHIYGEVNLDAVYQVIDFEPEEDGLFKLPPEVVSLE; via the coding sequence ATGAACACTATCCTCCACATCACTCAACGCCAAAAATGGGAACAAGCAAAAAACCTTGGCAGCTATCATGCTGATTCACTGGATACAGAAGGATTTATCCATTGTTCTCAACCTACACAAATCATCAAGGTTGCCAATAGATTTTTTTATAGTCACACAGAATTAGTATTGCTTTTTATCAATGCGGCTCAGGTTAAATCTAAAATTATCTTTGAACCTGCCGATGGTGAACTATTTCCTCATATCTATGGTGAGGTAAATCTTGATGCTGTATATCAAGTTATTGACTTTGAACCCGAAGAAGATGGTTTATTTAAGTTACCGCCAGAAGTTGTCAGTTTAGAATAA
- the psaB gene encoding photosystem I core protein PsaB: protein MATKFPKFSQDLAQDPTTRRIWYAIAMGNDFESHDGMTEENLYQKIFATHFGHLAIIFLWASSLLFHVAWQGNFEQWIKDPLHVRPIAHAIWDPHFGKPAIEAFTQAGASNPVNIAYSGVYHWWYTIGMRTNNELYIGSVGLLLFAALCLFAGWLHLQPKFRPSLAWFKSAESRLNHHLAGLFGVSSLAWAGHLIHVAIPESRGQHVGWDNFLSTAPHPAGLQPFFTGNWSVYAQNPDTAGHIFGTSQGSGTAILTFLGGFHPQTESLWLTDMAHHHLAIAVLFIVAGHMYRTNFGIGHSIKEMMNAKTFFGKTVEGPFNMPHQGIYDTYNNSLHFQLGWHLACLGVVTSLVAQHMYSLPAYAFIAKDYTTQAALYTHHQYIAIFLMVGAFAHGAIFLVRDYDPEQNKGNVLDRVLQHKEAIISHLSWVSLFLGFHTLGLYVHNDVVVAFGTPEKQILIEPVFAQFIQAAHGKVLYGLDTLLSNPDSVAYTAYPNYGNVWLAGWLDAINSGTNSLFLTIGPGDFLVHHAIALGLHTTTLILVKGALDARGSKLMPDKKDFGYAFPCDGPGRGGTCDISAWDSFYLALFWALNTVGWLTFYWHWKHLGIWQGNVAQFNENSTYLMGWFRDYLWANSAQLINGYNPYGVNNLSVWAWMFLFGHLVWATGFMFLISWRGYWQELIETLVWAHERTPIANLVRWKDKPVALSIVQARVVGLAHFTVGYVVTYAAFLIASTAGKFG from the coding sequence ATGGCAACAAAATTTCCAAAATTTAGCCAGGATCTCGCACAGGACCCAACTACGCGTCGCATTTGGTATGCGATCGCCATGGGCAATGATTTTGAAAGCCACGATGGCATGACCGAAGAAAATCTTTACCAAAAGATTTTCGCTACTCACTTCGGACACCTGGCAATCATCTTCCTATGGGCTTCCAGCCTCCTGTTCCATGTAGCCTGGCAAGGTAACTTTGAACAGTGGATTAAAGATCCTCTCCACGTCCGCCCCATCGCCCATGCGATTTGGGACCCCCACTTCGGTAAACCAGCAATTGAAGCTTTTACCCAAGCTGGCGCTAGCAATCCTGTAAACATTGCCTACTCTGGTGTCTACCACTGGTGGTACACCATCGGTATGCGGACAAATAACGAACTGTACATCGGTTCAGTTGGCCTGTTATTATTCGCAGCCCTGTGTTTATTTGCTGGTTGGTTGCACTTGCAGCCCAAGTTCCGCCCCAGCCTCGCCTGGTTCAAGAGTGCTGAATCTCGCCTCAACCACCACCTCGCTGGTTTGTTTGGCGTTAGCTCTCTGGCTTGGGCTGGTCACTTGATTCACGTTGCTATCCCCGAATCTCGCGGACAGCACGTAGGTTGGGATAACTTCCTATCTACTGCCCCCCACCCAGCAGGTTTACAACCTTTCTTTACAGGTAACTGGAGCGTTTACGCTCAAAACCCAGACACAGCTGGTCATATCTTTGGTACATCCCAAGGTTCTGGTACAGCGATTCTGACATTCTTAGGTGGCTTCCATCCTCAGACAGAATCTCTGTGGCTGACCGACATGGCTCACCACCACCTGGCGATCGCTGTACTATTTATCGTTGCTGGTCATATGTATCGCACCAACTTCGGTATTGGTCACAGCATCAAAGAAATGATGAATGCCAAAACTTTCTTTGGCAAAACTGTTGAAGGTCCTTTCAATATGCCTCACCAAGGCATTTATGACACCTACAACAACTCTCTGCACTTCCAATTAGGTTGGCACTTGGCTTGTTTGGGTGTTGTCACCTCCTTGGTAGCACAGCATATGTACTCTCTGCCTGCCTACGCATTCATTGCGAAGGATTACACCACCCAGGCAGCTCTCTACACCCACCACCAGTACATTGCTATCTTCTTGATGGTTGGTGCTTTCGCTCACGGTGCTATCTTCTTAGTCCGTGACTACGATCCAGAACAAAATAAAGGCAACGTACTCGACCGTGTGCTACAGCACAAAGAAGCGATTATCTCTCACTTGAGCTGGGTATCTCTCTTCTTAGGCTTCCACACCCTCGGTTTGTACGTTCACAACGACGTAGTAGTTGCTTTCGGTACTCCTGAAAAGCAAATCTTGATTGAACCAGTATTTGCTCAGTTCATTCAAGCTGCTCACGGTAAGGTTCTCTACGGCTTAGACACCTTGTTGTCTAACCCCGATAGCGTTGCTTACACCGCTTACCCCAACTACGGCAACGTTTGGTTGGCTGGCTGGTTAGATGCCATTAACTCTGGTACTAACTCCCTGTTCTTAACAATCGGCCCTGGCGACTTCTTGGTACACCATGCGATCGCTCTCGGTCTGCACACCACCACCCTCATCCTAGTCAAAGGTGCTTTGGATGCTCGTGGTTCTAAACTGATGCCCGATAAAAAGGACTTCGGCTATGCCTTCCCTTGCGACGGTCCAGGCCGTGGCGGTACTTGCGACATCTCCGCTTGGGACTCCTTCTACCTAGCTCTGTTCTGGGCGTTAAACACAGTAGGTTGGTTAACCTTCTACTGGCACTGGAAACACCTGGGTATTTGGCAAGGTAACGTTGCTCAGTTCAACGAAAACTCTACATACTTAATGGGCTGGTTCCGTGATTACCTCTGGGCTAACTCCGCTCAGTTGATCAACGGTTACAACCCCTACGGCGTGAACAACCTGTCTGTCTGGGCTTGGATGTTCCTCTTCGGACACCTAGTTTGGGCTACTGGCTTCATGTTCCTCATCTCCTGGAGAGGTTACTGGCAAGAGTTGATCGAAACCCTAGTTTGGGCGCACGAACGTACTCCTATCGCTAACCTCGTTCGCTGGAAAGACAAACCCGTTGCTCTCTCCATCGTTCAAGCTCGTGTAGTTGGTTTAGCTCACTTCACAGTTGGCTACGTTGTCACCTATGCAGCTTTCCTCATTGCTTCTACTGCTGGTAAGTTCGGTTGA
- a CDS encoding Imm1 family immunity protein, producing MFVSKLYTDKWTGNRNEETVIENPNWQQIKTAICELDGKIKTLVSLEADDQSYMMIGGGNDGQYIVTVTLDNEIFYSLLHPIDYEISKSDTSVKKINLSIFYQALIKAKSNNTNSANEQRLVVGGQAGNYSEKICVNLPQCLIAAITFAESGELEALFTWEEDESLVVV from the coding sequence ATGTTTGTATCTAAGTTATATACAGATAAATGGACAGGAAACAGAAATGAAGAAACTGTCATTGAAAATCCAAATTGGCAACAAATCAAAACGGCTATTTGTGAGTTAGATGGTAAAATCAAAACTTTAGTAAGTTTAGAAGCTGATGATCAAAGTTATATGATGATTGGTGGAGGTAATGATGGTCAATATATTGTGACTGTAACTTTAGATAACGAGATTTTTTATAGTCTTTTGCATCCGATTGATTATGAAATATCCAAATCAGATACTTCTGTTAAAAAAATTAATTTATCTATTTTTTATCAAGCATTAATAAAAGCAAAAAGCAATAATACTAATTCTGCTAATGAACAAAGATTAGTTGTAGGTGGACAAGCCGGAAATTATTCTGAGAAAATTTGTGTTAATTTACCTCAATGCTTAATAGCTGCAATAACATTTGCTGAATCAGGTGAACTTGAAGCATTATTTACTTGGGAAGAAGATGAATCTTTAGTTGTGGTATAA
- a CDS encoding deaminase, with the protein MDSVFDDLAEYRQHLGLPPADSETDGSTIAKLEIDGQTFFGVNSSSNPYRRQITLKVNNISRTHAEADAFQQVLDAGIKAAKARLTVDRDLCRACGLQGAVNSMAYQVGIEELEIITPSGSKSMKVTAPKTRRT; encoded by the coding sequence ATGGACAGTGTTTTTGATGACTTGGCTGAATATAGACAGCATCTGGGTTTACCTCCTGCTGATAGTGAAACTGACGGCTCAACAATTGCTAAACTAGAAATAGATGGTCAGACTTTTTTTGGTGTAAATTCTAGTAGTAATCCTTATCGTCGGCAAATAACTCTGAAGGTTAATAATATTTCTAGAACTCATGCAGAAGCTGATGCTTTTCAGCAAGTATTAGATGCAGGTATTAAAGCAGCCAAAGCGCGTTTGACTGTAGATAGAGATTTATGTCGTGCTTGTGGTTTACAAGGTGCTGTTAATTCTATGGCTTATCAAGTAGGTATAGAAGAATTAGAAATTATTACTCCCAGTGGAAGTAAAAGCATGAAAGTTACCGCTCCCAAGACAAGGAGAACATAA
- a CDS encoding glutaminase, with amino-acid sequence MTGIDRLNAVEFSNWVQLGKTQIHLGRVADRIPQLAIVDPRLFAVHICCKSGKTYSEGDISSLFPLMSVIKPFSLLYLLEHLGAEKVLAWVGVEASDAPFNSLEQLVADGGQPRNPMINSGAIALADKLPGTDANHRTQSFCQWLNQLAGCHLKLDEVMLAAVRQSRSPANQAIANYLADKQQIENLDIALDTYEQICCLSGQVADLALLGKLLAWEHDEIKLPHRQIVNAIMLTCGLYQASSLFAVKIGLPMKSGIGGGLLAIVPGQGAIACYSPALDSIGNPVGAIAFVEVLSQKLGLSIFS; translated from the coding sequence GTGACAGGAATTGACAGACTAAACGCGGTGGAGTTTTCAAATTGGGTACAACTAGGGAAAACTCAGATACATCTGGGACGAGTTGCCGATCGCATTCCGCAATTAGCTATAGTTGATCCCCGTTTGTTTGCAGTTCATATCTGCTGTAAATCGGGAAAAACTTACAGTGAGGGAGATATATCTTCTCTCTTCCCATTGATGAGTGTGATTAAGCCATTTTCTCTACTGTATCTATTAGAACATCTAGGAGCAGAAAAGGTTCTTGCTTGGGTTGGGGTGGAAGCATCGGATGCACCATTTAATTCTTTGGAACAACTGGTGGCTGATGGCGGACAACCACGTAATCCCATGATTAATAGTGGTGCGATCGCTTTAGCTGATAAGTTACCAGGAACCGATGCTAATCATCGCACTCAGTCTTTTTGTCAATGGTTAAATCAATTGGCTGGTTGTCATCTCAAGTTAGATGAGGTGATGCTGGCTGCGGTGAGACAATCAAGATCGCCTGCTAATCAAGCGATCGCTAATTATCTCGCTGACAAACAACAGATAGAAAATCTTGATATAGCTCTTGACACTTACGAGCAAATATGCTGTCTATCTGGGCAAGTGGCAGATTTAGCCTTGCTGGGAAAACTTTTAGCCTGGGAGCATGATGAAATCAAATTACCACACCGTCAGATTGTCAATGCTATCATGTTAACCTGCGGTTTATATCAAGCTTCTAGTTTGTTCGCCGTCAAAATTGGACTACCGATGAAATCTGGGATTGGTGGGGGTTTATTAGCAATAGTTCCCGGACAGGGAGCGATCGCTTGCTACAGTCCAGCCTTAGATAGTATAGGGAATCCAGTAGGAGCGATCGCTTTTGTTGAGGTGTTATCCCAAAAGTTGGGATTGAGTATTTTTAGTTAG